In the Sulfitobacter noctilucicola genome, one interval contains:
- a CDS encoding type VI secretion system contractile sheath domain-containing protein has protein sequence MAEEKGTTSSALDALRSMAPKDEPVEDKTASALDALRAVAVPEEKPDDKADVLKTLGAIPAAIEEAPDDGTATLDGLRAAAPADASQDDRSSRTLDDLRQADIPEDDIDESTDTLEGLRKNAVEDGPQPDESADALDALRNTKLPEVEAETGEVALEELRAVDVEELETPDPAEALDALRSAEVPEEAQGDTTVEALDALRKEQHEEIEAQTDDGALDALRDLEVPEATEDASGEALDALRAQEIVEADQAEPSAALDALRAVEVADEAPVEDASAILAGIEVTEETNDAPDIDAALAGIEALPDMDEAGTSAADVLSGIELLEQDAPVEDAATVLAEIEHVDEVEDEDDIEAALAGIEAPDAAVEEVDAADILAGIEVAEELTATEDDLDDILAGVEVTEDPAEETGADDVLASIDIVALPEAETDNLDDVLGGLEVQGEPEIADDPLDALSTLDAPEEEAAADDLDDILGGLESADQVADDSSSDDVLATLDAPVAQVEDEENLDALLDGLAAPAEPDATDDPLDALAALDAPEEEAAADDLDDILGGLDTLEQNVEDSTSADVLATLDAPLPDAAEAEDLDALLDDLAAPVETEPTEDPLDALATLDTPEEETAVDDLDDILGGIDAVDAPPTADQANDALASLDLSEPEAPSFDPLDDILGDLDQPEKSETEADDLDALLDGLETPDQTSAAPDDLDELLGDLEEVGVAEPDEPPALEEPPEPVAATEPSQAEAGQDADDEGEDLEALLASLDDDITAPDETPPPDPLSELDDLDALLAGIEEEVVEDEAPAAVAQDEGEDDVPDDVIDALLADLEEEIAEGVHDAPDPSDTASEKGAAGETDTVGIEPAFAFGTMSGARPEAQRLNRKRFRLAIMGDFTGRAAKGTLEVGDALANRRAILLDPDTVEDVIEGFATTLVLPIGKDGAGVEVKLENLDDLHPDELFEKVEIFSALKDLKTQLSHGGTAEAAAKSLKEWGAAHGRPVAPASRTSGGNTVRANLKLTDFQKLIGDTRQTLAQPSPVDDLLARIVGPHIRKLPDPDAAAMTQAVDDAISGAMRLILHHPEFQSVEAQWRAIDLISRRIEVDDTLEVMLYDISAEEIAADLTQSDDLSESGFARLLTEGPMDEETGRGGYSAMIGMYTFEETPPHAQLLGRIARVASHVDAPFFAAITPEFLGTAKKDRHPLVAAEWDTLRAMPEAGHLALATPRFLMRRPYGAKTEPIYEFEFEEFTQSAGLSGMLWANPVVLVAVLLARSFKENGASMGLGEIMSLGDMPYHFVLDRYGDQVALPCTERNLTLDKVETVLGRGYLPIISVKGRDEVRLGSFQSLAGGDVLGPWSGVAPPPPSPAKPPKPAADAGATPEATMEDLDDLLSGFDLDSEDEDDSGSEEDMDAELAALLADL, from the coding sequence ATGGCAGAAGAAAAGGGCACAACAAGTTCTGCACTGGACGCCTTGCGGTCGATGGCCCCAAAGGACGAACCGGTCGAGGACAAAACAGCGTCGGCGCTTGATGCGCTGCGTGCTGTTGCTGTGCCTGAGGAAAAACCGGACGACAAAGCCGATGTGCTTAAAACGCTTGGGGCAATCCCCGCTGCTATCGAAGAAGCGCCGGACGATGGCACCGCAACGCTCGACGGTTTGCGTGCGGCCGCGCCAGCGGATGCTTCACAGGACGACCGCTCGTCGCGTACTTTGGACGATCTGCGTCAAGCAGACATTCCAGAAGATGACATCGATGAAAGCACCGACACCTTGGAAGGGTTGCGCAAAAACGCAGTAGAAGACGGGCCGCAACCGGACGAGAGTGCAGACGCATTGGATGCATTGCGCAACACCAAGCTTCCCGAGGTGGAAGCCGAAACAGGCGAGGTGGCGCTCGAAGAACTCAGAGCGGTGGACGTAGAAGAGCTGGAGACACCTGATCCCGCTGAAGCGCTTGACGCACTTCGATCAGCTGAAGTGCCTGAGGAAGCGCAGGGGGATACCACCGTTGAGGCGCTGGACGCCTTGCGCAAAGAACAACACGAAGAAATTGAGGCGCAAACGGATGATGGAGCCTTGGATGCGCTGCGCGATCTGGAGGTGCCCGAAGCCACAGAGGATGCATCTGGCGAGGCACTCGATGCCCTTCGCGCGCAGGAAATTGTAGAAGCCGATCAGGCGGAACCAAGCGCGGCCCTTGATGCCTTGCGGGCAGTGGAAGTAGCCGATGAAGCGCCTGTCGAGGATGCCAGCGCAATCCTTGCAGGTATCGAGGTCACAGAAGAAACAAATGATGCGCCGGACATTGATGCCGCACTTGCGGGCATTGAAGCATTGCCTGACATGGACGAAGCCGGAACCAGCGCAGCAGATGTGCTTTCCGGTATCGAACTGTTGGAACAGGACGCACCCGTAGAAGACGCGGCGACAGTTCTTGCCGAAATCGAGCATGTCGATGAAGTCGAGGACGAGGACGATATCGAAGCAGCACTTGCTGGCATCGAAGCGCCCGATGCGGCCGTTGAAGAAGTGGACGCAGCGGATATCCTTGCCGGTATCGAAGTCGCGGAAGAGCTCACAGCGACCGAAGATGATCTTGATGACATACTCGCCGGCGTAGAAGTCACTGAAGATCCTGCCGAGGAAACCGGTGCCGACGACGTTCTCGCCTCCATTGATATTGTAGCACTTCCCGAGGCGGAGACCGATAATCTGGATGACGTTCTGGGCGGCCTAGAAGTGCAGGGGGAGCCTGAGATCGCAGACGACCCGCTCGACGCGTTGTCAACTTTGGACGCGCCTGAAGAGGAAGCCGCCGCTGATGATCTGGACGACATCCTTGGCGGGTTGGAATCTGCTGATCAGGTTGCTGACGACAGCAGTTCTGATGATGTACTCGCGACACTCGACGCTCCCGTGGCCCAAGTCGAAGACGAGGAAAACCTCGACGCGCTCTTAGATGGACTGGCTGCCCCTGCTGAGCCGGATGCGACCGACGACCCGCTCGACGCGTTGGCAGCGTTGGACGCGCCTGAAGAGGAAGCCGCCGCTGATGATCTGGACGATATCCTTGGTGGTCTGGACACATTGGAACAGAATGTCGAAGACAGCACTTCAGCGGATGTGCTCGCGACCCTAGATGCTCCTCTGCCCGATGCTGCAGAAGCCGAAGATTTGGATGCGTTGCTGGATGATCTGGCCGCACCCGTAGAAACGGAACCGACTGAAGATCCGCTCGACGCGCTTGCCACTTTGGATACGCCGGAAGAAGAGACTGCGGTTGATGATCTCGATGATATTCTTGGCGGGATCGACGCCGTCGACGCGCCACCGACTGCGGATCAAGCGAATGATGCCCTTGCATCGCTGGACCTGTCAGAACCGGAAGCCCCATCTTTTGATCCTCTCGACGACATTCTGGGGGATCTGGACCAACCCGAAAAATCCGAGACAGAGGCGGACGATCTCGATGCGCTGTTAGATGGGCTGGAAACACCTGATCAAACTTCAGCGGCCCCTGACGATCTTGATGAATTACTAGGTGATCTTGAAGAAGTCGGTGTAGCGGAACCCGATGAACCCCCCGCTCTGGAAGAGCCGCCGGAACCTGTTGCCGCCACAGAGCCATCTCAGGCCGAGGCCGGTCAAGATGCCGACGATGAGGGCGAAGATCTGGAAGCGCTGCTTGCCAGTCTCGATGACGACATTACCGCTCCCGATGAAACTCCACCGCCCGATCCGCTGAGCGAACTGGATGATCTTGACGCGCTGTTGGCGGGTATCGAAGAAGAGGTGGTCGAGGACGAAGCACCTGCGGCAGTGGCTCAGGACGAAGGGGAAGACGACGTGCCCGATGATGTGATTGATGCCCTGCTGGCCGATCTAGAAGAAGAGATCGCAGAAGGCGTGCATGATGCTCCTGATCCTTCTGATACCGCATCAGAAAAGGGTGCTGCCGGTGAAACGGACACTGTTGGAATTGAACCGGCTTTCGCATTCGGGACCATGAGCGGCGCACGCCCAGAGGCACAAAGGCTCAACCGCAAGCGGTTCAGACTGGCGATTATGGGAGATTTTACCGGTCGCGCCGCCAAGGGTACACTTGAAGTCGGGGATGCATTGGCCAACCGCAGGGCGATCCTGCTGGACCCCGACACAGTAGAAGACGTGATCGAAGGATTTGCGACCACGCTTGTCTTGCCCATCGGAAAAGACGGCGCGGGGGTAGAGGTCAAGCTGGAGAACCTCGACGATCTGCATCCAGACGAGCTTTTTGAAAAGGTCGAGATATTCTCGGCGCTGAAAGACCTGAAAACCCAGCTTAGCCATGGTGGAACCGCGGAGGCAGCAGCGAAGTCCTTGAAAGAGTGGGGTGCAGCGCATGGGCGGCCGGTGGCACCAGCATCTAGAACATCGGGCGGCAACACTGTGCGCGCTAACCTCAAGCTGACCGATTTTCAGAAGCTGATCGGCGACACACGTCAGACCCTCGCGCAACCCTCGCCCGTTGATGACCTGCTCGCGCGGATCGTCGGCCCGCACATCCGCAAACTGCCTGATCCGGATGCCGCCGCGATGACGCAGGCGGTGGATGATGCGATATCGGGTGCGATGCGGCTTATTCTGCATCATCCAGAGTTCCAGTCCGTCGAAGCGCAATGGCGTGCGATTGATCTGATTTCGCGCCGGATCGAAGTGGACGACACACTCGAAGTGATGCTTTACGATATTTCCGCCGAGGAAATCGCGGCTGATCTTACCCAATCGGATGACCTGTCCGAAAGCGGCTTTGCACGGCTGCTGACCGAAGGTCCGATGGACGAAGAGACCGGGCGCGGCGGCTATTCCGCGATGATCGGGATGTACACCTTTGAAGAAACACCCCCACATGCGCAGCTTCTGGGCCGGATTGCGCGGGTGGCATCGCATGTGGATGCACCGTTTTTCGCCGCGATAACGCCTGAGTTTCTGGGTACCGCAAAGAAGGACCGGCATCCGCTGGTGGCCGCAGAATGGGACACACTGCGCGCCATGCCTGAGGCGGGGCATCTTGCCCTTGCGACACCCCGTTTCCTGATGCGCAGGCCGTACGGTGCCAAGACCGAGCCGATTTATGAATTCGAATTTGAGGAATTCACCCAATCCGCGGGTCTTTCGGGTATGTTGTGGGCGAACCCTGTTGTGCTTGTCGCAGTCCTGCTGGCGCGATCTTTCAAAGAGAATGGCGCGTCGATGGGGTTGGGCGAGATCATGTCGCTTGGCGATATGCCCTATCATTTTGTGCTGGACAGATACGGCGATCAGGTGGCGCTGCCATGCACAGAACGCAATCTCACGCTCGACAAGGTCGAGACGGTTCTTGGACGGGGGTATCTGCCAATCATCTCTGTCAAAGGACGGGATGAGGTACGGCTGGGGTCGTTCCAGTCATTGGCAGGGGGCGATGTGCTGGGTCCCTGGTCAGGCGTTGCACCGCCGCCACCGTCACCAGCCAAACCACCCAAACCTGCGGCAGACGCAGGGGCCACGCCCGAGGCCACAATGGAAGATCTGGACGACCTGCTTTCAGGTTTTGATCTGGATAGCGAAGACGAAGACGATAGTGGAAGTGAAGAAGACATGGATGCCGAACTGGCAGCGCTGCTGGCCGACCTATGA
- a CDS encoding ion transporter, with the protein MAELDKTKMSAQRRKVYDLVEATWFKNAIMGVIIFNAIALGLSTSDYMTHRIGGLLSFLDNAVLTIFVGELLLKFYAYRMSFFRSAWNIFDLAVVGLGLLPSQEGLSALRGLRVIRAMRLLSVVPQMRSVVQALLDALPGMGAVIVMISIVFYVFGVMATLMYGNSFDEWFGTLGRSLYSLFQIMTLESWSMGIVRPVMIEYPSAWAFFVPFIVVTAFSVLNLFIGLLVNTMQGAVEDDTEAEFENLRKLVRDETDSVDKNVLALMQEVRALREELHASRDKGGN; encoded by the coding sequence ATGGCAGAACTAGACAAAACAAAAATGAGCGCTCAAAGGCGCAAAGTGTATGATCTGGTCGAGGCCACCTGGTTCAAGAACGCCATCATGGGCGTCATCATTTTCAACGCTATCGCTTTGGGTCTCTCCACGTCGGACTATATGACGCACCGCATTGGCGGCTTGCTGTCGTTTCTAGACAATGCTGTCCTGACCATTTTCGTGGGCGAGCTGTTGCTCAAATTTTATGCCTACCGGATGTCATTCTTCCGCTCGGCCTGGAACATTTTTGATCTGGCTGTCGTCGGCTTGGGCCTGCTGCCAAGTCAGGAAGGGCTTTCCGCGCTCAGGGGTTTGCGCGTTATCCGCGCGATGCGTCTGTTGTCGGTTGTCCCGCAAATGCGAAGCGTTGTGCAGGCCTTGCTGGACGCTTTGCCCGGCATGGGTGCGGTGATCGTCATGATCTCGATCGTGTTCTACGTCTTTGGCGTGATGGCCACGCTGATGTATGGCAATTCCTTTGATGAATGGTTCGGTACTCTGGGCCGCTCGCTCTATTCACTGTTCCAGATCATGACGCTGGAAAGCTGGTCCATGGGGATCGTGCGCCCTGTGATGATCGAATACCCGTCAGCCTGGGCGTTCTTTGTCCCCTTCATCGTGGTCACCGCGTTCTCTGTCCTCAACCTGTTCATCGGTCTGTTGGTCAACACCATGCAGGGCGCTGTGGAGGACGACACCGAAGCCGAATTCGAAAACCTGCGCAAGCTGGTGCGGGATGAAACAGACAGCGTCGACAAGAACGTACTGGCGCTGATGCAAGAGGTTCGCGCCTTGCGCGAAGAGCTTCATGCAAGCAGGGACAAGGGAGGAAACTAA
- the tssH gene encoding type VI secretion system ATPase TssH, with translation MTEISRVALFGKLNSIGYKAVEGATVFCKMRGNPYVEVVHWLHQILNGQDSDIHRIIDHYDLDVGKIATEMTRNLDGLPRGASAISDLSDHLMDAMERGWVYGSLLFSSSNVRTGHLLLGMLKTPALKNILASISPELASIKPDDLAENFNDATDGSPEEQMGAQDGSHTGGGAEPGEASGAMSPAQMGKGEALEQFCTDLTEQARNGEIDPIVGRDEEIRQIVDVLMRRRQNNPILTGEAGVGKTAVVEGFALRIARGDVPPALHDVRLLVLDVGLLQAGASMKGEFENRLRSVIDEVQASPTPIIMFVDETHTLVGAGGAAGTGDAANLLKPALARGTLRTIGATTWAEYKKYIEKDPALTRRFQVVQVDEPSVPKAIMMMRGIASMLEKHHKVQVLDEGIEAAVALSARYIPARQLPDKSVSVLDTACARVAVSQHAVPAQVDDAQRKIESLETELEIIGRDETAGFDVDERRAKVEAEKAEVTERLEGLQARWDAEKEIVAEILDLRAQLRAGGAPVEEGSELAPEGGEDALDDAARAEVMEKLKAANAKLHDAQGESPLILPIVDEQAVASVVGDWTGIPVGRMVSDELATVLSLEEHLGKRVIGQDHAMAMIAKRIQTSRAGLDNPNKPIGVFMLAGTSGVGKTETALALAEVLYGGEQNVITINMSEYQEAHSVSSLKGAPPGYVGYGEGGVLTEAVRRKPYSVVLLDEVEKAHPDVHEIFFQVFDKGVMEDGEGRTIDFKNTLILLTSNAGSDLIMDLCSDPDLLPEPEGIAKALREPLLKIFPAALLGRLVTIPYYPLSPHMIAEITKLQLGRIKKRVESTHDVPFEYSDAVVDLIVDRCQELESGGRMIDAIVTNTMLPDISAEFLRRMMEGKKIEKVAIDVEDSTFTYAFD, from the coding sequence ATGACCGAGATCAGCAGAGTCGCCCTGTTTGGAAAACTGAACAGTATTGGCTACAAGGCCGTCGAAGGTGCCACCGTCTTCTGTAAAATGCGCGGCAACCCTTACGTCGAGGTCGTGCATTGGCTGCACCAGATCCTGAACGGGCAGGACAGCGACATTCACCGGATCATTGACCACTATGACCTGGATGTAGGCAAGATCGCCACCGAAATGACGCGCAATCTGGACGGGCTGCCGCGCGGTGCCTCTGCTATCTCTGATTTGTCGGATCATCTGATGGATGCGATGGAGCGCGGCTGGGTTTACGGCTCGTTGCTGTTCAGTTCAAGCAATGTGCGCACGGGCCATCTGTTGCTGGGTATGCTCAAGACGCCCGCGCTCAAGAACATTCTGGCGTCGATTTCACCCGAGCTGGCGAGCATAAAGCCCGATGATCTGGCCGAAAACTTTAACGACGCGACAGATGGATCACCTGAAGAGCAAATGGGCGCGCAGGACGGATCGCATACGGGCGGTGGCGCAGAACCGGGCGAAGCGTCAGGTGCGATGTCGCCTGCCCAGATGGGCAAAGGCGAAGCGCTTGAGCAGTTCTGCACCGATTTAACCGAACAGGCGCGTAACGGAGAGATCGATCCGATCGTGGGTCGTGACGAGGAAATCCGCCAGATCGTCGATGTACTGATGCGGCGCCGCCAGAATAACCCGATCCTGACGGGTGAGGCGGGTGTGGGCAAGACCGCCGTTGTGGAAGGCTTTGCCCTGCGTATCGCACGGGGCGATGTGCCACCTGCGTTGCACGATGTGCGTCTGCTGGTGCTGGATGTGGGTCTGCTACAGGCCGGTGCGTCGATGAAAGGCGAGTTCGAGAACCGTTTGCGTTCCGTCATTGATGAAGTGCAGGCAAGCCCGACGCCGATCATCATGTTCGTCGATGAAACCCATACGCTGGTCGGCGCCGGTGGTGCCGCAGGCACGGGCGATGCAGCAAATCTTTTGAAACCTGCTTTGGCGCGCGGCACGCTGCGCACAATCGGTGCGACGACTTGGGCCGAGTACAAGAAATACATCGAAAAAGACCCCGCACTGACGCGTCGTTTTCAGGTGGTACAGGTGGATGAACCGAGCGTGCCCAAGGCGATCATGATGATGCGCGGCATCGCGTCGATGCTTGAGAAGCACCACAAGGTGCAGGTGCTGGATGAGGGCATCGAGGCAGCAGTTGCCCTGTCGGCCCGCTATATTCCAGCCCGGCAATTGCCGGACAAATCGGTGAGCGTTCTGGACACCGCCTGCGCCCGCGTTGCTGTGAGCCAGCATGCCGTGCCTGCACAAGTAGATGATGCGCAGCGCAAGATTGAATCTTTGGAAACCGAGCTTGAGATTATCGGGCGCGACGAAACCGCGGGGTTCGATGTTGATGAACGCCGCGCGAAAGTCGAAGCGGAAAAGGCAGAAGTCACCGAGCGTCTGGAAGGTCTGCAGGCCCGCTGGGACGCCGAAAAAGAGATCGTTGCCGAAATTCTAGACCTGCGCGCGCAGCTTCGGGCAGGGGGCGCACCGGTTGAAGAAGGATCGGAACTGGCACCCGAAGGGGGCGAGGATGCACTTGACGATGCAGCCCGCGCAGAGGTGATGGAAAAACTGAAAGCAGCCAATGCCAAGCTGCATGACGCGCAGGGCGAAAGCCCGCTGATCTTGCCGATTGTCGATGAGCAGGCGGTGGCGTCCGTGGTTGGCGACTGGACGGGCATTCCGGTCGGCCGGATGGTATCCGATGAACTTGCGACCGTGCTTAGCCTTGAGGAACATCTGGGCAAACGTGTCATCGGTCAGGATCACGCGATGGCGATGATCGCCAAGCGTATTCAGACCAGCCGTGCGGGCCTTGATAATCCTAACAAACCCATCGGTGTCTTCATGCTCGCCGGTACGTCTGGCGTGGGTAAAACAGAAACCGCCCTTGCGCTGGCCGAAGTTCTTTATGGCGGTGAGCAGAACGTGATCACCATCAACATGTCCGAATATCAGGAAGCGCATAGCGTCAGCTCCCTGAAAGGGGCGCCTCCGGGCTATGTGGGTTATGGCGAAGGTGGTGTTCTGACCGAAGCGGTGCGGCGCAAACCCTATTCCGTTGTCTTGCTGGACGAGGTCGAAAAAGCGCACCCCGATGTGCACGAGATTTTCTTTCAGGTGTTTGACAAAGGCGTCATGGAAGACGGCGAAGGGCGCACAATCGACTTCAAGAACACGCTCATTCTGCTGACCTCCAACGCGGGGTCCGATCTTATTATGGATTTGTGCAGCGACCCTGATCTGCTGCCCGAACCCGAAGGTATCGCAAAAGCCTTGCGCGAGCCATTGCTGAAAATCTTCCCCGCCGCCTTGTTGGGTCGTCTGGTGACGATCCCCTATTATCCGCTCAGCCCGCACATGATTGCAGAGATTACAAAACTGCAACTGGGCCGGATCAAGAAACGCGTCGAAAGCACCCATGACGTGCCGTTCGAATATTCCGATGCCGTGGTCGATCTGATCGTTGATCGCTGTCAGGAACTGGAAAGCGGCGGACGTATGATTGATGCGATTGTAACCAACACCATGCTGCCCGACATTTCGGCCGAATTCCTGCGCCGGATGATGGAAGGCAAGAAGATCGAAAAAGTAGCGATTGATGTAGAGGACAGCACGTTCACCTACGCCTTTGACTGA
- the tssG gene encoding type VI secretion system baseplate subunit TssG → MATEKRAGPDTLSHLAKLMEEPEKHHIFQAMRVIDAAYPDAPRLGDSRRPREDRVRLGQEAELAFPPSTISGFKPGTDGAPGKLTNRFFGLFGPQGPLPLHLTEFARNRQRNHRDHTFVAFANMLTHRMMSLFYRAWRSGQPAASFDREDDPFQKRVAALAGYRDEGLQSRDALPDLSRRHFAAHLSQGSKHPDGLIAFISSFFGVQVELEQFVGCWLQLEPDDCWELGGMTGLGQTTSVGVKVWSRSMKFRLRVGPLTRDAYERFLPGGESFARLEAVVRSYVGDSLDWDVQLILKGDEVPRAVLGGSTRLGQTSWVEKKRTDDTPRPDAGDLFLAPSNNLSTPA, encoded by the coding sequence ATGGCGACCGAAAAACGGGCTGGGCCAGATACTTTAAGCCATCTCGCAAAATTGATGGAAGAACCTGAAAAACATCACATTTTTCAGGCGATGCGTGTCATTGATGCGGCCTATCCCGATGCGCCCCGACTGGGTGACAGCCGCCGCCCCCGTGAAGACCGTGTGCGTCTGGGCCAAGAGGCAGAGCTTGCGTTTCCACCCTCCACCATCAGCGGCTTCAAGCCGGGCACTGACGGCGCGCCGGGCAAATTGACCAACCGGTTTTTCGGATTGTTCGGGCCGCAAGGACCCTTGCCCCTGCATCTGACCGAATTTGCCCGCAACCGCCAGCGCAACCACCGCGACCACACGTTTGTTGCCTTTGCCAACATGCTGACCCACCGCATGATGAGCCTGTTCTACCGTGCGTGGCGCAGTGGCCAGCCAGCAGCAAGTTTCGATCGCGAGGACGATCCGTTCCAAAAACGTGTGGCGGCGCTGGCCGGTTACCGTGACGAGGGATTGCAAAGCCGTGATGCCCTGCCCGATTTGTCGCGGCGCCATTTCGCGGCACATTTATCGCAAGGCTCCAAACATCCGGACGGATTGATCGCGTTTATATCTTCATTCTTCGGCGTGCAGGTCGAGCTTGAGCAATTTGTCGGCTGTTGGTTGCAGCTGGAGCCTGACGACTGTTGGGAACTTGGCGGTATGACCGGATTGGGCCAGACGACCAGCGTCGGCGTCAAGGTCTGGAGCCGCTCCATGAAATTCCGTCTGCGCGTCGGCCCTTTGACGCGCGATGCTTACGAACGTTTCTTGCCTGGCGGCGAAAGTTTCGCCCGACTGGAGGCTGTGGTGCGCAGCTATGTCGGTGACAGTCTGGACTGGGACGTACAGCTGATCCTCAAGGGGGACGAGGTGCCGCGCGCCGTTCTGGGCGGCAGCACGCGACTGGGACAGACTTCTTGGGTTGAAAAGAAACGCACCGATGACACACCGCGCCCGGATGCGGGGGATCTTTTCCTCGCACCGAGCAACAATTTGAGCACGCCCGCATGA
- the tssF gene encoding type VI secretion system baseplate subunit TssF, which produces MDTRLLKHYENELAYMRDMGAEFADAYPKIASRLGMEGVEVLDPYVERLLEGVAFLSARVQLELEMQFPVFTSHLLEIIYPHYLSPTPSMMIAQLMPDLANAGLKTGYVIPRHSTIRSRLLDGEQTACEFRTAHEITMWPIEISEAEYIESRGGLIAAGVGSNTSARAGIRLRLKRVDGDPISELSMDNLTLYLERQSGRSWQLHELISTQTVGLAGRSADRRADWTLELPDGAMNQVGLSAEEALLPTPRRSFDGYRLLQEYFAMPERFLFVNMSGLQPALKKAVGDEVDIYILLDDGNRDLAPAVTPAAFGLNVVPAVNLFRKRCDRVHVNGRDIEQHVVPNRTAGLDFEIYSIESVTGISGDGSEDVSFRPFYSATDFTAAGDVHTAYFTQSRKMRQRSEKERLRGVRTSYLGSEVYLQMVDRTQAPYSSKLDQLAVTALCTNRDLPMLLSVGDDNVFHLPDGGPVKTVRTPISPTRPHPTLAQGDTAWRLISHLSLNYLSIADSEDGSSAEALRELIGIYAPLGNRVTEKQLEGITNVSSRPIVRRMSDEVMSTAIRGLEITIEFDESFFEGTSVYVLGAVMERFFRKYATINSFTETVLKTERRGEIARWRPKNGLGQIL; this is translated from the coding sequence ATGGATACCCGTCTTCTCAAGCATTACGAAAACGAATTGGCCTACATGCGGGACATGGGTGCCGAATTTGCCGATGCCTATCCGAAAATCGCATCGCGGCTGGGGATGGAGGGCGTTGAAGTCCTTGATCCTTATGTGGAGCGGTTGCTTGAGGGGGTCGCCTTTCTTTCTGCACGCGTTCAGCTTGAACTGGAAATGCAGTTTCCGGTTTTCACATCGCATCTGCTTGAGATTATCTATCCGCACTATCTGTCGCCCACGCCGTCGATGATGATCGCTCAGTTGATGCCGGATCTGGCGAACGCGGGCCTCAAGACAGGGTATGTCATCCCCCGCCACAGCACGATCCGCAGCAGGCTGCTCGACGGGGAACAGACCGCATGTGAATTCCGCACGGCCCATGAAATTACCATGTGGCCGATCGAGATTTCGGAAGCGGAGTATATCGAGAGCCGCGGCGGTTTGATTGCAGCGGGTGTGGGCAGCAATACCTCTGCACGCGCAGGCATCAGGTTGCGGCTCAAGCGTGTGGACGGTGATCCGATTTCCGAGCTGAGCATGGACAATCTGACACTTTATCTTGAGCGTCAGTCAGGCCGCAGCTGGCAATTGCATGAACTGATTTCAACACAAACCGTCGGCCTTGCAGGTCGGTCCGCCGACCGGCGGGCAGATTGGACCCTTGAGCTTCCCGACGGGGCAATGAATCAGGTCGGGCTAAGTGCTGAAGAAGCATTGCTGCCCACACCACGCCGTTCGTTTGACGGCTACCGGTTGTTGCAGGAATACTTTGCAATGCCCGAACGGTTTTTGTTTGTGAACATGTCCGGCCTTCAGCCCGCACTGAAAAAAGCAGTGGGCGACGAGGTGGACATCTATATCCTGCTCGACGATGGCAATCGCGATCTGGCCCCTGCCGTGACACCAGCAGCCTTCGGATTGAATGTGGTGCCCGCTGTTAACCTTTTCCGCAAGCGCTGTGACCGTGTCCACGTTAACGGGCGCGATATCGAACAGCACGTGGTGCCAAACCGGACCGCAGGTCTGGATTTTGAGATTTACAGCATCGAAAGCGTCACAGGGATCAGCGGCGACGGAAGCGAGGATGTGAGCTTTCGCCCGTTCTACTCCGCGACCGATTTCACCGCTGCCGGTGATGTGCATACCGCCTACTTCACGCAAAGCCGCAAGATGCGCCAGCGGAGTGAAAAGGAACGGCTGCGCGGGGTTCGCACCTCTTATCTGGGGTCGGAAGTGTACCTGCAAATGGTCGACCGGACGCAAGCGCCCTATTCCTCAAAACTCGACCAATTGGCTGTCACAGCGCTATGCACCAACCGCGATCTGCCGATGCTTTTGTCGGTGGGTGACGATAATGTCTTTCATCTGCCCGATGGCGGTCCGGTCAAGACGGTGCGCACACCCATATCGCCGACACGCCCGCATCCCACGCTGGCGCAAGGCGACACAGCATGGCGTTTGATCAGCCATCTGTCGCTGAACTATCTGTCGATTGCGGATTCAGAGGACGGCAGCTCCGCAGAAGCGCTTCGTGAATTGATCGGTATTTACGCGCCGCTAGGCAACCGCGTGACGGAAAAGCAGCTTGAAGGGATCACGAACGTCTCTAGCCGGCCGATTGTGCGCCGGATGAGCGATGAAGTGATGTCGACCGCGATACGCGGGCTCGAGATCACCATAGAATTTGACGAAAGTTTTTTTGAAGGCACCAGCGTCTATGTGCTGGGTGCCGTGATGGAGCGGTTTTTCCGCAAATATGCCACCATCAATAGTTTTACTGAAACCGTTCTTAAGACAGAACGACGGGGAGAAATCGCCAGATGGCGACCGAAAAACGGGCTGGGCCAGATACTTTAA